The genomic stretch atcgaaaaattgtagcactccacctttagggggaggtagctttccctctacatcaaagatacggccttcgataagctcaaggcggtcataggtttgttcttgggtaatttgcatttgggctatcgcggctaggattcgatcattactttcttgaatttgctggaggttcgtatcatcacttgacccaggcatcttggaaactggataagagatcggcgacgaatcaaaacacgatcgaccattctatcacacttgctaaaagaggaaaagttttgactcgtgaagtgggtgtgtgccacttgtgttgagtgagttttgaagaaagacaaggtctttgaaaaatgtgtgtcctagtcaactgtagtgtagttgtaggagtggactcgaagtgaggtttgaaatgggcttgtggcccgagttttgacacgacaaacggacagagttttgaccggattttgtactaattaaaggccctatttcgaaattcttgtttgaaaacgggttttgattttttttgaaaattcgtcatgatttgttttgaaatggtgatcacgtaaggtttacacatttatacaagcattataacgggatgctgagtgcatttagaagggttttggtttaaagggtgggttgccataccgaaccatcaaacccgaagtctgtggagaggctcgtgccaaacaagagtaaggccgattcctagtccatttcctcaagtagtgaaggcccttgatacaaacaagagtaagcatcatggtatggatgacgtcaatcgctatccatctttaggcccaaataagaattaggaccgtttagacgggacgattggtcgaatgggttgggttgggcctaggaaggccgaattaaacggtctaggaagaccgagttatgaaaaccgacaattgtcttgtacaaacttattccctaaccttgttcaagtttcacccttagctacacgtaaatGTAttttcccagcggagtcgccaaactgtggacagcgggccgcccatgggggcgcttggtgaaggggctcgaaaacaagcgtttgcattttgtatggagtcgccaccaatttttatgggaaattggaaccgttcgaatacctcgtgtcatgtcaagacacaaagtagtgatatgaacactaagcaatcgttacccttagcattctatgtctagaatgactctcgtggatgccaatgaacatgggtgctcacggagatctggagtaaggggtgagggtacgtattaggaagctcttttgatcgaacacctaatcccgcccgcctcgatagcggcctctactaatgattagggaagttattcgtacttgatatatcgtcggctatatgcatgcaatgcaacatccaagttttaatcctagcatgtgagaattagactaagtcggttgacatgtaatttagcaaacaattgggtcgaagttgggattaATGTTCATtcacatgtgaagacatacaaacgatacgaaataataataatatgaaatataaactacaataattacattggaataggcgatttatgtcgaaaatacctttaaaacggataatttgaggaaaagaaaaaagaaaataaaacacgacagaaattagtgatattacggatattagttaattaatacgtagcctaattaattacgtcaaggcgaAAAAGGAGTTCGAGAGGcgaactcatctcgaacaaagcgcagcagagatcgccctggaagaggcgcagcattcttGCGTGTTctgtttccaagggtgagttctggccgtgAGTTTAactcgcaaatcgttaatgttatttGGTAAATTTatggattgattacgattttagactcggatgaaagtggttaatgaattatttacatatgattgaggtcataaaacagtaaaacatggatgagacggaaataaacggattaattatgcgAAGGGTCGATGTATGATTAATTAAAccaactaactaaacgaattaaactaaacatgatgaacgacgacggattaatgaacaaacaggtgaaaatatatcaacaatgaatcccagaaacccaatatgaacgaattgaatccctaaaactcgaattgaatttaatgacgaaaacccgcaaatattgattatttgggatttgagtcggatttatgacgatttaagcatgttaatgatgatggttaatatacatatgaattattaaactatcatgtgaacgaattaacagacgaacaaaacaaaagaaataaatttaagacgaattacagaggacgggggaagaagaaaagaagcgagaatctgcggcggcccctcacgaagaggcgcagcaggtgctgcgctccttcgaagaggcgcagcggttgctgcgtcttttctcgacgtctgtctactggaaatccgcaaaaaaggttttaaagacggttttagaaatcggttttaatggtattttcgacataaaccttacaatcgttatacaataatcaaaatacaataaataaaagagagattaatacaccctcagacttacatgttgacggaacgagaagaactaagaagatcgattagtgatgctcgacgcgaatgcaaggaaagagtgccctcttaagaggaaaacgatttaacaagattgattaattagattgattgagtgtagtggtcaaattggtcggtcatgcaacggagaggctggtacccggaaagatccgagcttacgtggtcggaagtccaagcacgtaggcgccaattagtaagaacgaagtctagaatgcaaagggagaagagaagggcggacactcgcgtgagaaatatgaggaacgaaagctcctatttatactaatcacgtgaagaaatagggtttcggagactctttggaagtgaatctcggaaagatataaaaaagatacgtaaatcatgcaaagaagggctgcgaagaggcgcagcagccatcgtctcttggaagaggcgcaagactgGGCCGcgcgtctattcccgtgaggtttcctccgctaagaaagatttccgtgtttaagttatggtaggacggaaataattcgattatctcaTGAATAtttcgggatattatttgccaaaagataaaatttgaggaatatggaatagaaatatccggaacattcgaacattcgactcggatttAACATTTATCgaaaaaaatggagacggtttttgacccgactcgaatgtactctaattatcgccaaaacgaccgtatcggcacgtagatgatatttaagaggttgacatttatatttgagcaatcacttgacgataatcttacgaactgtcacaaatcgttccgcgaatcaaacatgcggcccaatcatcaccgggtggtttgcgaggggtgcagaaacgaggtgtctacacctactgaggattttaatgaagcATGGATACGGTTCAAAAGACTAGTGCGgtccgtccctcaccatggttttgagatttggttcctttgcaaccagttttacaacgggttgtatgatgatcatagagctttACTTGATTCTgctgccaatgggagattccaagataacaccaatgatggcaatgcttggaagttgattgatcagatagctactcacacatctgagtatggtaaccccagaggaagtaagagaggaagtggcTCAGATAGTGCGGTTGCCGCACAGTTGGAAGCCATACAGGCTCAAATAGCTGAATTGAAGACTACTCAGTCTTTGGGTAAGCAAGAGATggttcatatggttcaacaagaagtgtcctgcgagatatgtgggatagatggccacactgcggccaaaTGTATGAGTACTATTGAGCAAGTTCATGCTTTCCAATCTTCTTATGAAAAGTGTGAGGGGAAGTTCATAACTTTACCTACTGGAGAAAAGGTGAAGATTGAAGGAGTTGGAGAGGTCAAGATAAAGCTTCCTTACAATCAAATACTCCATCTAGCTGAGATTAGACATGTGTCTAAGTTAAGCGAGAACTTAATCTCAATAGGGAGATTAGATACGCTTGGGTACAACGTTCATGTAGGGGACAGAAGGATTATAGTCACTAATGGGTTCTCGGTGGCTATAGTAGGAAGAAGAAACAAGAGAAACCTCTATGAGCTTGAGCATTGTGGAGAGGTTTGTGTTTCAGGGGAGGCTTTGTCAGGACAAGTTCGTCACGGTGAAGTTGTTCGTCATTAATCAAGGTTGACTAACATATTAAGCCTATGGGATGCTACATACCccaacaatcctcccctcaaatcAAGGACCACATAATTGTCCTCCCTCAAACGATACTATCTGTCCATCTTGCACCGTTGTTATCACCCAACAGGACCCGCCGCCCGATCATCACATTATCAGGAAGACTTTCGACACAAGGCACCAACAGATCTCCAATCGCGAGGTCACATCGAGGGCGCTCATCCACATTGGCAAAGGCACTCCACTACCTCGGGCTCCACCACACACTAGACCCAGTCGAAccatcggctctgataccacttgttggaacaGCCGCCTCCACCACTCCATCACATTAGTATGacattgtccgctttgggccaagctgTAACaacccacgttaattgaagagatccaatgataggcttaaatgactagtgcttaaagggattggaagtactactcatatcaacaaagtgcactttttttggtgagctatcataagtaaccgctcccgacccggtttgggtcggggtgttacacaagccctcacggatttgtTCTTGgtctccttcccaaaaggcctcatacTAATGGAGTGGTGGGTCTCTTATAAACTACGCATGACTTCTCTTCTTTTCCAATGTGGGACTTGGGATGCTACCCCAACAATGTACAAATATACTCCTTGCCAAAAAAGAGTCTACCTTCCTAATTCTATTAGGAAACAAATAAACTTTCTAATATCTGATCTCTATTTTTCGAATAGGAAAATATTCCTAAATAATATACAATATTAATTAAGAACTAACAAAATATCAGAAACGAATATCCTACTTTGTCTAGAACTCTAGACTTATATTTCCATATCAAGCCTATTTCCTAACAGTTATCAATTAAGTTAGGATAAAATGTGACTATTTAATGATAAAAAATAATCATTAACAAATTCTTTTTTGAGGGAAATCATTCACAAATTATTATTTATGAGATAATAGGTACCCTCCAACCCTCCAACTCTCCAAGTCtctcatttattttctctttccttttgTATTCATCTCTTCCCTTTTTTGAATATGTGTCAAGTGTGTTTTGCGTAGTTCAAATTCAATTTCACGTGAGTTGTGTGTTTTGagtggtccaaattcatttccttaattGGTTGTGCaccaaagaaaagagaagaattGAGAGACTTGGAGGTAGACCCCTGACCCGTCCCGCACTCGAAATGAGGGCCCGGATCTGACCTGAAATCAGAATTGACCCGAATATATTAAACTCGACTTGGATGTTTATTATCGGAAACTGATTGTTATCCCTAAATAACTTGAAAACAGCCCACTCAaaaatgacccgaacccgaattGACCTGACCCAATCAGAAGAAATTCTTGCAAATACGAACAAGCTTAGCCCGAATTGACCGATTGACACGTTTGGCGGGTCTACTTGGAAGGAATACATAGAATGATGTGTATTTTCACCGTCTCCGTTACAAGCATTTTTAGGTGCTGTTTGGCCCGGTTTTTAGAAGTGCTTTTCCATTGAATAAGCACAAGCTAGGCTAAAGAATGAATTTTGAAGAAGTTAAAACAACTTCTTTTAAGCCCAAAAGTCAATTTTGGGAGCCAAAAGTAGAAGCACCAATTTGGTGCCTGtagcttttcattttattttgtagATTTTTAATGCATAAATGACTACTTCTATGTTGTAAACAtgtcataaaaaataaaataaatacttatTAATTCATATTTTTTTCATTCTCTACAAATCGAGACCCATCTTGATATACTTTTCAACAaaaattttcatttttcatcCGTTTACGTAAAAAGTGTAGTTGAGAAGTCGTTTTTTTTGTAAAATGTTAAGCCAAACACCAGAAATTTTATCGAGAAATAGCTTATtaaaaaattcatttttaaaagCAAAAACAGTTTTCCTAAAGAGGGTCATGCCCTTAAGTCATTAGTTACTGTTTAGCAAGTCGACTGTTGGTAGCaaagtgtgacgatccgcacacttgaacccttagatttatttatgcttatgtaatttcatttcccttgtacatttgtagtaagtattttcttagtagttttagaataggtttccataaataggtatatcgctattctgaactaaacttgtaaaatcaatgtttcctgctaccaggatgtaactatcatatttccctctttagggagtactagtgaatgaaaatctacttcctatcttgtgccttcgtattgcttgttgttgctttgttgtgaacgactcttttccttcacttttctaacaagccgtgtttgcgggaccgacactaggatcccgactcacaccccgtgacccgagtatcgtgctagtgggcgatccctcactggtacgaagatccttgtcgcttgcatcttgccttgagacgggcaagggtgcgcgccacggtccggcaaaagtagcggaccgtgacatttggtatcagagcccggtcttcggtCGGGTTTCTGCAAGCCGCATTTGTTCATCgtgatcgagaaaatgggcgaaagTATAGAAGACTGAGTGGACGCCTTAGAGGAAGCGCTCGATAAGAAACTCCCCCTACTTGAGACAATCGTGATGCGAATGGGGGAGAGCgtcgaggagttgcaaaagaccGTTAGTGGCTACGAGTCGGCCATGACCGAGATGGGTGTCCGGATCCTAGTGATCACTGATGCAATCCCCGACGATCGGGCGGAAGAGATAGCTCACCTCCATCGAAAGATCGAGGAGCTAGAGAACACTTGTGCTACACTCTTGAAAGCGGTAGCCAACGACGGGAAATCTTTGGGgggccataaggtgaaggcacctccacctcgtgcctacgatggggcgagggattcgaaagcggtcgataactttatcttcgatatggagcaatacttccgagtaagtgggctcgacgaagacgcggaagttgtccctgcaagcatgtatctagtcgacgatgccaagatgtggtggagggctaggtacaaggaaatcgatgcgggcacgattacggtgacatcgtgggccgacttcaagaagatcttgaaggaccacttctaccccgagaacacggagtttgttgctcggaagaagttgaaggaaatcaagtACACCAAATCAATCTgagaatatgtgagggaattctcagcatgcatgctcgagattaccgaaatgtccgagacggacaggacattcgaattcattgatgggttgaagaggtgggctcaacaggaggtcatgaggcagaatcccaaaactctgtcttcggccatatcggctgcggagcgcctgctcgactttcacggggagcgagaggcaccaagagttgtggcaccaacggggaatactggtgtgtcacaaagtgggtacaatggacaaaggccacaaaacaacgccatttcagttgggaacagtcggttccgctcacaaggaagtcaagcccaatcggcgagcactacaaactcgccctcaagctcgtcttcgaaggtgggaaactctactgcttccacgacgaagagaccgttcgcgtgttttgtgtgcaagggtcctcacaagatggccgattgtctgagcaaagcggagttcaatgccatgttcaaggagatgccgaaaggggctcaagaacgtcttgatggggcgttggccgactatcaccaagagtgtaacgaagactcgagtgatggtgaagaccaaccacggatgggctcactccaacggatcagcgcgatggggaaatacgaagattcctccgccaagaaatccaacgggctcatgtacgtggacttgatggtgaatgggaagcaagcacgagccttgatcgactcgggcgcctcccataactttgttacgaaagaggaagcgGATCGGTTGGGACTAGTTCTCGGGATGCTAACAAACCGCTGAAGCGGTCAATGGGAaaatgagacgcgtccaaggagtggctaagaaggtcgcggtccaagtgggtgagtgggcaagggagctcgacttcaccaccgttccgttggatgacttcaagttagtactcgggatgcagttctttcagaaagcattggtggtattgaaaccgagtgacggatcgatgctactaatggggtctatcgtagtgaagacggtagacagcgacgaagacaaggggcagcatcgaatttcggctatgagggtgataccgacgccgaaacaagggatgcaaccttggagaatgcctaaaggttcggtggagccgagggcgaacaagacccaggctaactacgatgctaagtggcctgggggacgaaagaagagtctaccccctcaccgaggagtagacaatgagggccgagatgcccaaagaagtaggcctcgtaccatcgggggccgcgtcgatgtcttgaatcgacgtcctggtttgcgggtcggtcgacccaagagataaggcctcgtaccatcgggggccgcgtcgatgtcttgaatcgacgtcctggttttgCTCATGTCGGTCGACCCAAGaaagaaggcctcgtaccatcagagGCCGCGCCGAAATGCCGATTCGGCGTCCGGAGATCTCACATTCCCTTGAATGCGGTGTCTTGAAGTGACGAGAGACAAGATGAAGGTCCGTTGGGGCCGTACTTGAAGGAATCCCGAGAGAGGACTTTTCAAGCAAAAAGTGGACGTTCCCGAGAGACAAGGAGCACGTGGTGAacttggagaacatgatgttaggcagcttctatgtcaaggaaCTCCAGCCTATCCTTGAGGGGACGAAGAGGCCGGTCATTGTTTGGGACGAAGCGCACATTCAAGCCGAGTTGTACAAGCCAATCCCCAACACCGCATGGACGTcgagctcaccgaggatgtctcaccaaagcaccattcaagatttttgtgttgccgagggcggcaacagattaggtgggggagagtgtgacgatccgcacacttgaacccttagatttatttatgcttatgtaatttcatttccttgtacatttgtagtaagtattttcttagtagttttagaataggtttccataaataggtatatcgctattccaACTAAACTCAGAAAATCAATGTTTCCTCGCTACTGGGGATGTAACTATCATATTTCCTCTTTAGGAAAGTcttagtgaatgaaaatctacttcctatcttgtgccttcgtattcgctttgtttgctttttgttgtgaacgactcttttccttcacttttctaacaagccgtgtttgcgggaccgacactaggatcccgactcacaccccgtgacccgagtatcgtgctagtgggcgatccctcactggtacgaagatccttgtcgcttgcatcttgccttaagacgggcaagggtgcgcgccacggtccggcaaaagtagcggaccgtgacacaaAGCCTCTGTTTTAAAATTGAAATAGTGTTGTTGATTCCCAATTCCGGTTTGGGCGATCTGACAGAAAATACAAGAAGTCCTTCCTTCCTTGAGGTATGCGTATAATAAAACACAAAATCCTGGAGTTTTGATTTTGCTTGATTATACATTAAAGTCGATATCAATTTGATTTGTAGTTATTCGGTGGCTACTTGTGTTGTTTCCTGATTTCTTATATATTGTGGGTTTCTGTTGTGACAGTAGACATTATTGGATTCAAATGTTGATTGTTGAACTCAACCATGGACTCTGACAGGtagtattttatttatttattgtctaCTCTTTTGAATCTGGGTTTTCATTCATTCATAGGTTTTAATATGGTACACACACAGATTAAATTTACCAGACACATCAGTTGTTAAAATAGACTTACTGGGTCATCAACTCCACTTTTCTCAGGTACTCCCACTACCCCTACCAAGACACATCATCACTTGTTTCCATGTCTTTCATTTTTGATTAATTGTTTTTCCTACTACAGGATCCTAATTCCAAACATTTGGGAACTACTGTATGGGATGCATCTATGGTCTTTGCAAAGTATATGGTCAGTTTCCAACCCCCTCCCTCTATGCTACTTTCCTAGTTTCACGCCAAACACAAGGGATTATAAATGTTAGGACTTTAATTTCAAAGTATATGGTCACATATCATAGTTGAAGAATATGGATTTTTGTGTTACTCTATTATTCTAGTATTGCTGGATTTCTTATCTGCTTTTTTACAACTCAATTTCTTACAATTTACTGTTTTGATCACTGTAATGCAGCATTATATTTACTCAGTTCTGGTCATTCCCTCATTTTTTTTCAAGTAAATTTCTATGCAGCATTTGACTAGTATCAGATATGCTTAACAAGTGAATATCTGATTGTATTACATTTTTCCAGGAAAAGAATTGTAGAAAAGGGAGATTTTGCCCATCTAAACTCAATGGGAAACGAGTCATTGAACTTGGGGCTGGTTGTGGAGTTGCTGGCTTTGGTAAGTTTCAACTGTTTGTAATATCTCAACAACTGGATTATCTTTAAGATTGAAGACCCTTACATATTTTTCTTTGACACTTCCATTAAtagttttttattcattttctcccCTCGTTAATCTCCTATCAGGAATGGCAATGCTAGGGTGTGATGTGATCACAACTGACCAAAAAGAAGTTGTTCCACTGCTACAGCGGAATGTTAAACGTAATACTTCTACAATTATGCAGGCAAATGGGAATCTAGGTGAGTGGTAATGTTGGACTTTTTTCCATTCTATTCCGTTGTGCCAGGTTTGTGTTTCCTTTTATGTTTTTTCTatactcttctctctctctctctctccgtttttttttcctttccctTAACCAGCACATAGTATTTTAGCATATTTCTAGAAGAGTACTTCGTATCATTCCTCACTTCTTCAAGGTGCTTGTATTTTTATTCTTCAGATTACTAactatatattatgtttgttacTTGTAGGTTCCTTTGGCTCCATCAAGGTTGCTGAACTGGACTGGGGCAATAAAGATCACCTTCAAGCTGTTGATCCACCTTTTGACTATGTGATTGGCACTGATGTGGTAGGTATCCTCTTGAATTTACAATTGCGTTGTTTCGGTGGGAGGGATTTGGAGGAGACGAGGGCGGAgagggagggaaagggaggggtaTTTTTTTATCTTATAGTAGGTTGGGTTGAGTGAAATAAAGGGGAGGGAAATTGGAGAAATCAGTCCGGGTTATGGGATGTCCAAATATTGATTACACTTCCGATATTTTTGAAATGCCTCAAAAAGTTCGAAACTGTTGTCTTGGTGAGCTGAATATTCTTCACGTGACTGTTAAGTCGCATAGCGGTCAATATTTAATACCCCCTCCTATTCTATGGGAAGATACCATTTGCAAATGGTGCAACTATTAAGAATGATGGTAGAATAGAAGATGTTCACCAAAATACCCCTCCGCCCACCTACCCATGATCCACAAGGTCCACAACCTATTTTATTTCACCTACTCCATCCAAAagcctaccccacaacatctgtATCGCGAGTATCGCCCACCACCTCTACCACCACTTCCCAATTTCCCATACCGCCGACGTTGCGTGAATTCACCAACCCCCTGACCACCATCAGCACCACCGCGCTCCTCCACACTCCCATTGTTCCTCACGTGCCGGCTGCTCCTCACTCCACTGTTCTCCACTGTCCCAACTGACACCAACACTGCCTTCCTTCGGCTCCACCCTCGTCATTTCTCTTGTTCCCCTCCGGTGCCACTGCCACCCTCCTTCTCACTCcccttcttccctttttcttctCTCCACAACCCCAAAATAAAATCCTAGATCTACTAGGGTATACAAGTAGATTTCAAAGATGGTCACCATAAGTGTGTTCTCCGGCCATGTACCCTCCTGGTTGTGGTGGCCATTTCTCTTATGTTGTGGTCAGTAGTTTAATGGCGGTGGCGGTGGTGTAATTGTAGCTTGGGAATGAGTATTGGTGGGTGGGTGATGGGTGGTAGTGGTGCTGGCTTTGGGAAAGTTGTGGTGATGGTGGGTGTGGTGGCTGGTGAGTGGTGGTAAGTGTGTAATGTGGTGGTAGACTGGTAGTGATGGGGTATGGTGGCCGGCAACTTGTGGCTGGCGAGTGGTGGTGTGGTGATGGGGTATTGGACTGCTGGTGGTGATGGGGATGCTGTATAGTGGACTCGGGGAGTTGCGCCTGTGAGGAAGGCAAGAATACGGTGGGTTGGTATTATTATGAGGTTAAATTGGTCATTTTGTGGgtttatttttgtgattttagaAAATAGTAAGAATCTAGTGAATGAGCTGAAAAAGGAAAGTGgaaatatttgaaaaaaaaatgccCTCCCCTTCACATCGTCCCTCCCCGCCTCAACTTGTAACCAAACAAAGGGCTAGTGACTCAAGCTTTACTTATAACTCTATTGTAAAAATCTGATTATAATAAGCTAGTGAGGTGACAAATGATGAAAGGGCTCTCACTGTGCTGTCTTCATGAAAGCCTAAAACCTTCATGTGTTGT from Silene latifolia isolate original U9 population chromosome 2, ASM4854445v1, whole genome shotgun sequence encodes the following:
- the LOC141642769 gene encoding uncharacterized protein LOC141642769, which codes for MDSDRLNLPDTSVVKIDLLGHQLHFSQDPNSKHLGTTVWDASMVFAKYMEKNCRKGRFCPSKLNGKRVIELGAGCGVAGFGMAMLGCDVITTDQKEVVPLLQRNVKRNTSTIMQANGNLGSFGSIKVAELDWGNKDHLQAVDPPFDYVIGTDVVYAEHLLDPLLQTICALSGPRTTIVLGYEIRSTSVHEKMLQMWKDNFDVKSVPRAKMDSKYQHESIQLFIMGAKTCGAAPGEDLASEGMETKSKEDGQSSQMDEDGLQKDCSPSAALPDRDLTDWEARRCGAMAARLLRDIKIN